The Eleutherodactylus coqui strain aEleCoq1 chromosome 13, aEleCoq1.hap1, whole genome shotgun sequence genome includes a window with the following:
- the FAM187A gene encoding Ig-like V-type domain-containing protein FAM187A yields MLLCCPLLPYIAATFLLHLDPVRSYEIAERDDLLNDFQCPALLMFDTAAFLSDMTFELPCHCKPSIISSVVWYYRQKAGKKKTRVLTDFNGTVQLDTKNVLGHNDITLRFSIRMFTLIVFKAQLEDSGLYMCGSQDGQIFYGYDVDIQNSKHVYVAFEEKHGHPQPDLITKYFVSFTTFWEWTMCDRCDVRGEQRRIGLCYINSTYLDHRYHTVPGDVASCGSDAVPPKFKKLIATRRPEVLIRSCTTPCYEKKKGILGKFNSFIHTLSKLKDYIPWLTKVPTQIHTHTIGTRLTIACPGGKPEHAVAWDKGDQRLYRTDYLIGTNKSMRVFIDHGNHLNFRSVEYRDKGIYYCWLQGKMVAGFRLAVERDPVTKRHFNDPEAIFAMKIIGISFVFFLVFFLLIHFVKCCFLAVKSS; encoded by the coding sequence ATGCTTCTCTGTTGTCCTCTCCTCCCTTATATTGCTGCCACCTTCCTGCTGCACCTGGATCCAGTAAGGAGTTACGAGATTGCCGAAAGAGATGACCTCCTAAACGATTTTCAATGCCCGGCATTGTTAATGTTTGACACGGCTGCTTTCTTATCAGATATGACTTTTGAGCTTCCTTGTCATTGCAAGCCATCGATAATAAGTTCCGTAGTATGGTACTATCGGCAGAAGGCGGGTAAGAAGAAGACCCGGGTGCTCACAGACTTCAACGGTACTGTCCAACTCGACACTAAAAATGTTCTGGGCCATAACGATATCACTTTAAGGTTCAGTATCCGGATGTTCACCCTCATCGTATTTAAGGCACAGTTGGAAGATTCTGGACTGTATATGTGCGGCTCACAGGATGGGCAAATTTTTTATGGATACGATGTTGATATTCAGAACTCCAAGCATGTCTACGTAGCATTCGAAGAGAAACACGGTCACCCACAACCAGACCTGATAACCAAATACTTTGTGTCCTTCACCACTTTTTGGGAATGGACGATGTGCGATCGATGCGACGTGAGAGGGGAACAAAGGAGGATCGGCTTATGCTATATCAATTCTACCTACCTGGACCACAGATATCACACAGTGCCAGGAGATGTTGCTTCTTGCGGCTCTGACGCTGTTCCACCCAAGTTTAAGAAGTTAATAGCCACTCGAAGACCAGAGGTTCTAATCAGGAGCTGCACAACTCCGTGCTATGAGAAAAAGAAGGGCATTCTGGGTAAATTCAACAGTTTCATCCATACTTTATCGAAGCTTAAAGATTATATCCCTTGGCTCACCAAGGTACCAACACAGATACATACTCACACAATAGGCACCAGACTGACTATCGCCTGCCCGGGAGGCAAACCGGAACATGCCGTGGCTTGGGACAAAGGCGATCAAAGGCTTTATCGCACAGACTATCTAATTGGGACTAATAAGTCTATGAGAGTCTTTATAGATCACGGAAACCATCTGAACTTTCGCTCCGTTGAGTACAGAGATAAGGGAATATACTATTGTTGGCTGCAGGGAAAGATGGTGGCCGGCTTCCGGTTGGCCGTGGAAAGAGATCCTGTAACGAAACGTCACTTCAATGATCCGGAAGCCATATTTGCCATGAAGATTATCGGGAtaagttttgtatttttccttgtttttttcctCTTGATACATTTCGTTAAGTGCTgcttcctggctgtgaaatcctCGTAG